AAGTGGTTGGTAAGTTGGTAACTAATGATTAATTAAAGCAGTTGGTTATTCCGACAATTTTTTGTGTTACCTACCTATATATAAATAACTTTCGTTCAACACACGAGTTCTTGTAGTGCGGGCAATTTGGTCGTTTCGGTGTTTAAACAATGAACTTCGGATGAAGGCCCTATTTGTTAGTGTGGAAGATCTAGCTTGCTTGAATAAGTTGTGTCCGAATTTACCTGCACAATTAACAATGTAACTGGCCTCGGGGGTGTTCCaagaaagcccctccgatgcctaagtaagaacaatgctcggattctagagagagttctctagagagtagtcttaagacaataaattggacgtaccttgaggtgtgaacCTTGACGGTCtgtttatagtgtttgtgtagtaAATGCCCCATAGGTCTTTTATTACttgttgggccttgggccttatagatggctgaatagcctttgGAGGGGTAAGTGGCTTGATATGTTGTTGTTAGAGGACATTGGGTCTTTGGAATGCTGACCCAATTGGTTTCCAATTGGAGCCCAAACACAATATATGCACTAAAAACTAAAAGAGATAAGATCTTGGACTTCTTGTTCTCTTCTACTATATGTGTATGTGTTTTTGTAAGGTAAAATTatttcattaataaaatagtcAATACGAGAAATCAAAATTAACAAATACAGAGTACTAAACAATTTGGATCAAACGAAATTCTACTCCCATAAAACCACAACCGTTGAGTGGATGAGATGAATCATGCTTATATGATTGTGCAAAAGAATTGTAATCAATTTATAAGTGTATGTAAATATGTAATCCTTAACATTCTCCCCCATTATTTTCTCTTAAGAAATAATAAAACGCTCAATTATCTTGAACTCGTGGCTCAATACTTCATTGTATGTATGTTTTACACCGTGAAACTTGACCAAATCAGCACAAATTGTATGCTTTAAAGTCTTTATTCAATTTCTATGTCAAGAACATCAACCTATATTGGATATATGGTTTGTCGCTTTATTCAAAACTTAAATGGTAAAGCCGAACATGGACATGCAACAATTTATTTCAATTTGATCACGTTAGGAATTAGCATAGTTTGATTACTACGTACAATGTTTTGACCATAACTGAACAATTAAATCGGGCTTTTTAAGgccaagcaaaaaaaaataaaaaattgatgaGCTAACTGAATTGCGTGTATTTTGGTAAGATGATAATAATATGGTCTTAAAACTTAAAAAGGCACATACGATAATTACGTGCGCGCCACATTCCGTCAATTTGAATGCTACAGCCCACATCTCATAAGCCCATATTATATAGCCCACAGACTAAAGCCCCCCAATTAGAAGGTATTTTGACAGACATAGTTTATGGGCCAGTATTAGAGTTATAAAAATATTCAGGGAAGGAACGTTTGTCAACACTTGCTTcttgtgaatagtgtaaaaaacaaatgatgCGATATTTCCgtaatggaggaagtattgtaTTTTACAATCTCAACCGCTACTTTTGCAAAACACTCATACTAGTTACCCACTAttttgacagctaaccgttatCCGCTACTATTGACCGCTTCCCGCAACCGCCACTTCAACAGCTACCGCTACTCAATCTCTAAAtgctacccgctaccgctagTTTTGCGAACATGGCCTAACGCCACGTATGCGTGTCACAATTCACTTCCAACCTACAAAAAGACACATAACGATTAGACCTATACTACATCCGTTTTATAAAGatatttacagttactatttgcataaTTATTAAGACAACAGtagaaaagttggttgaacataacaaaatatggataaagtaagagaaatgtgaAAAGGTAGGGTgggtataagaaaaaaaaagaaaaaatgagtggaaaattgtaaatattgtagGGGTAAAAAGATAAGGTAttaaattttcatgtcaaaaaaTTGAATAAAGCAAATCgtaaaaaataatatgaaacggactaaatagaaaaatgtaaACATTAtcttgaaacggaggtagtaatacGTAATTGACACCTGCCAAACTTAAATTAATTATCAATTTCTTTAAGAAAGTAATACAATTATAAACCACATGAAGGTTGTTCCTTAATCCAGTGGGGGATAACTATATTTCTTAAACTTCTTTGCCATAAAAAATTGGTATTAAGGCACCCAAAAAAGGGAAGTTGACTGTTTTTTGAAGTAGACAATTTCTTTGAGTAAGCACGTACTTGTCCTCGTCCTTGTAACCCCTTTTTTAAATCCTCCTCGAAGCTTGATCACTCTAGAGATTGCTGTTTTTACCATTTATGGTTGTGGAATGTAGATATCTAGTTATACTGTATTTAGACATTTAGTTAGTACGGACTACTAAAGAGTATTGTAGAAGTGctgtaaaaaaaatgaacatataTACATGAAGAGTGTAAAATTGTATCGAGTAAATGGGGATGAATTGAAGGGAGTACTAAGAAATTATGTCTAACTGTTTCTAAGAAATTATGTCTATCGGTTTCTTGTAAGGAGTCTCGTTTCCTGTTTATGTATGCCGGTTTCATCTGTGGGAGATTTTCGCTCAATAAGACATCTTTTTGCTAGCAAcaaataaaacattaaacaatcaGACACGTATTTGTATTGTAGGGGTGAGACTTTATGTTAGCCAAATTATCCAATTGCCCTCCTAAATGCTCGAATTCTCCAATTAAATAAAAGATAGCCAAGCTAGTCTTCTTTGACGTCCCTAATAATCGAGTCTGACTTTACCCTTACTTATATGTCTCTCTAGCAAATAAATCCTAATGATAAATCAACAATCATGATTTATAACATTTGAAAGCTCAATGTTTTATGTCTTTGTACTTTTAATCGAGAGAAgaacaaaaaattaataaataaacaaacaaaatctAATTAACAATtccatcaaaaacaaaaaaaatgtgaagCGGCTCACGAATCACCATGCTTAATTATGTGCAATCACAGGTTAATATGAGTAAAATATTACGAGTATTGTTTATTAGTTGAAAATAAAATAGTATATGTAAACAAGATTAGGTCATATCTTGTGTGTGTGAGAAATTGTGAATGACATTATTTTGAGAGACTCAATACCTTTTACATTATTTTGAGGGAAACTCGATACCTTTTACATTGTTGGATGAtgtgttttattttaataatgggTTGTTGGATGCTATGTTTATTGTTTAGTATAGAAGCTTGACAACTTAGTAAACAAATAGACCTATTCCTTTTTACCCAGAATGGTATATACACGTGTCTATAAAACGATAATCTGACATACCATTAAGGATGCGTGATGTTTATTGTTTAACTTATTGGACCTAAACTTGTCCGATTAAATTGGACCCGATTGTAACTTACatacctaattaattatgattacATGACTTGACTAAAACTTACTCCCCATTGGACAATTATCATAACTTATCATCCGAAATATTTAGTTTGGTCGCTTTTACGAGGTTAATCTAGTTTTTATTTACTTGAAAGAAACTGTATATTTGAACCTATCATATAGCATAATCACATAATAATGATTTAATGCCAATTGAGATTGACATGAGCAGTTAAGGGCTTTTTGCTccgggatgctgcccatcgaggtacccatgcaaactcccacgaGAGATTAttctcctcgtagtagaacaaaaaaatatataataatgatTAATGTCAATTACCACAACAATATAAATGTATAAGTTTGTACAGACAATAACAAACTTTATCTTAAGGGAAAAAACCTGAAGTCTAGACGTGTACTCATAGCAAATTGTATTTCACAAGTATTGTTCCATCTATTATTTTGTTCATCTAAATCTTTTCgggttaaaaaaaaagttagaaaTAGGGAGAACGAAAATGAACGGAGATTGTTAAGAGGAATTGCATAGATAATACATCACCCcagttaaaataaaaataaaaaatacagcaTTTTCTTACATGGGGTGAACTTTGAGAAATAACCCTTGAATCCTGGGAGCAAGAAAGTCCAAATAAAAGAGTTGGGTAGGCAACCCAATTTCAACAAAGTAAGGGAAGTTTGGATTTATAAAGTTAACAATGCAAAGTGAGACAACTCTTTTGGAACAGGAGCATCCCAGAACATACGAATGGCCAAGCATTTTAACAGCTACTAGTATGTTATTCGGACTCTTCATTTTGCCTTAAATATCTGTGTCAGCTCATCAACTCTATGGCATGGAGATAGACGCCTCAACACTTTATTTTGGACTAAAATCATGGTAGTTTTTCACAATTTAGCCGAAATAATTGTACACAATTAAGCCCGACACTAGCACCAGAATCCGAGTAACATAGTTTAACAGTCAAAACAATGTACAATAGCACCAAAAACCTTGTTAGTTCACCAGTGTATTTCAACGGTATCCTACAAAGTCCTAGTCAATGGGTCTATCTCTGATCAATTTAGACCGACCTGTGGTATTCGTCAGGGAGATCCCTTATCTCCTTATTTGTTCTTGTTCTATATGGATGTCCTCTCTAGAATGCTTCAGTTGGGGAATGATTTAGGTTACTTTCAAGGTATTCGACTTATGAGAGGTGGCCCCCAGATGACACATCTTTTCTTTGCTGATGATGTACTTCTCTTATTTACTGCTACCACTAATAGTTGCTCCCAGTTGGTGAAAGTTCTTAACAGGTTCTGCGGGATTTCAGGTCAGCCACTCAATTTACAAaaatctcattttaaaattagtccTAATACCCCTGTAGCTGACCAACAAGGTTTCAAAGATATTTTTAAGATGCAATTGGTTCAAAATTTTGGAATGCATCTTGGAGTCCCAGTTGATTTGGTAGGGAAGAAGCATACCAATTTTCAGTTCTTAGTTGACAAGGTTGCCGGTAAGATTTCAGCTTGGAATTCTTGTCATCTGTCTCAACCTCAAAAGTTGATCCTTATCAATTCTGTTCTTATTGCTATGGTTTCCCATGTTTTTAATTGTATGGAAGTTCCTCTTTCCATATCGACCAAGCTTGATTCCATTTTAACTCGGTTCTTTTGGGCTAGTAAGTCAATTAAAGGGATTCACTGGGTTAGTAAGAATGTTCTTCAGCTTCCTAAAGGGCTAGGTGGCCTGGGCATTCGAAGTGCTTCATGCTTGAATAAGGCCTTACTTATGAAGCACGTATGGCGTTTAAGTAGTAATTCCCAATCTATGCTAGCTGCTACGGTTGACCGTAAATTCTTGAAACCTTTGCATACTGGGATACAAGCTTTGTTGGTCGGACGACGTCTCTCCTGGGGTATGCGGGGCATGGGAAGAGCTTTCAACAATGTTCTTAGAGGTTGCAGTTGGAAAATTGGTAATGGGAAGAAAGTTTCGGCAGGGGGTAACAAGTGGGTCCTGGGTGGAATTCCTATTTATAGCTCTCACGTTACATTACAACAAGCTAAGGATTGGAAAGtacatcatttcattcatccTCTAGGTGCGGGTTGGAACCATGAGAGGATCCAGACAGCCTTTGAATTCCAAGATGCTCGTAAAATAGTTGGTCTTAAACTTCCAACTTCGAATACTGAAGATTTTCTTTATTGAGACTTTCATAAATCGGGTAAATTTACGGTTAAGACTGCCTACGCTATGCTAGCAGTTGAGGAATCTTCTGATATGATAAACGTGCCACAAAATAACATTTATAAGATGCTTTGGTCCTCGGGTATCCATCCTAAGTGGAAATTATTCTTGTGGAAACTTCTTCATAATGGCTTGGCAACCAAGGTCAATCTGGGGCGAAAAGGTATCCAGGTCTCGATCTTCTGTGATGTTTGTGGGTGTGGCGAAGAAGACATACAACATCTCTTCCGGTTTTGTAACTTTGCGCAACAGGTTTGGAGGAGTGGATCCCTAGCTATCCACTCGGAATTCAATGAAACTATGTCCTTTTCGGAATGGTTTCTGTTTTATATCCGGCAATTTCAACGCCAGGGTGGGAACCGCAGCCTGAGAATAGTGTACTTTATTAGTACACTTTGGGGTCCGTGGTTGATTAGGAATAACAGGGTATTTAGGGGAGAGATTTCGACAATTGCAATTGCTCAAGCGCTTATCAATAAGGGGATGGGTGAACATGATTTTCTTCGGAATCAAAAACACCCATATTTAGGGTTTCTACATCCTCCTGAGGATTCTTTAGGTTTTCCACCAGGTTTTTTCAGGGCTATCATCTCGGGTACGGAAGACCAGGGTGCTCCAGCTATAATCTTGGTGGATGGTTCGTGGCATAAGATTACTGGGAATGCTGGAATGGGTTGGGTTCTAGATGGTCAGTATCTGCAGGAGGGGAGAATTCTGGGAGGAGCTCAGCCAGGCACTTCTCATTCGGCTTTGCAATCAGAGGCTAAAGCTTGTCTTCTAGGTTTACGGTGGG
This sequence is a window from Spinacia oleracea cultivar Varoflay chromosome 1, BTI_SOV_V1, whole genome shotgun sequence. Protein-coding genes within it:
- the LOC110785677 gene encoding uncharacterized protein, which gives rise to MLAVEESSDMINVPQNNIYKMLWSSGIHPKWKLFLWKLLHNGLATKVNLGRKGIQVSIFCDVCGCGEEDIQHLFRFCNFAQQVWRSGSLAIHSEFNETMSFSEWFLFYIRQFQRQGGNRSLRIVYFISTLWGPWLIRNNRVFRGEISTIAIAQALINKGMGEHDFLRNQKHPYLGFLHPPEDSLGFPPGFFRAIISGTEDQGAPAIILVDGSWHKITGNAGMGWVLDGQYLQEGRILGGAQPGTSHSALQSEAKACLLGLRWASQSLITRVTILTDSHRLVELLRGDAMLDVQIMWTVAEIKKVGKTFSWCCVNKVDRQQVQQAHELATATSTSLLWFNTFA